The Pseudochaenichthys georgianus unplaced genomic scaffold, fPseGeo1.2 scaffold_1276_arrow_ctg1, whole genome shotgun sequence genome includes a region encoding these proteins:
- the LOC139433212 gene encoding DNA ligase 1-like, which yields NEKQKEKQKEKQEEKEKEKQKQKEKEKEEEEEKKKETERQKEKQKETERQKEKQKEKQKEKEEKEKEKEKQKEEEEKEKEEEKEKQKQKEKQKEKEKEKEKEEKQKEKEKEKEEEEKQKQKEKEKEKEKEEEEKQKQKEKEKEKEEEKEEEEKEEEKQKQKEKEKQKEKEKEKQKEKEEKEKEEEEEKEEEKEKQKQKEKEKQKEEEEKEKEEEKEKEKQKEKQKEKEKEKQKEKEKEEEEEEEKEG from the exons aatgagaagcagaaggagaagcagaaggagaagcaggaggagaaggagaaggagaagcagaagcagaaggagaaggagaaggaggaggaggaggagaagaagaaggagacggAGAGGCAGAAGGAGAAGCAGAAGGAGACGGAGAGGCAGAAGGAGAAGCAGAAGGAGAagcagaaggagaaggaggag aaggagaaggagaaggagaagcagaaggaggaggaggagaaggagaaggaggaggagaaggagaagcagaagcagaaggagaagcagaaggagaaggagaaggagaaggagaaggaggagaagcagaaggagaaggagaaggagaaggaggaggaggagaagcagaagcagaaggagaaggagaaggagaaggagaaggaggaggaggagaagcagaagcagaaggagaaggagaaggagaaggaggaggagaaggaggaggaggagaaggaggaggagaagcagaagcagaaggagaaggagaagcagaaggagaaggagaaggagaagcagaaggagaaggaggagaaggagaaggaggaggaggaggagaaggaggaggagaaggagaagcagaagcagaaggagaaggagaagcagaaggaggaggaggagaaggagaaggaggaggagaaggagaaggagaagcagaaggagaagcagaaggagaaggagaaggagaagcagaaggagaaggagaaggaggaggaggaggaggaggagaaggagggttAG